The genomic window TACTCAAATTCGAATCCTGTCCAAAGTCCTACAAGGTCTGACTCAATTCTACATAAAAGTTAGATCTTACCACTGTTCGAACCGGAATTCAATAATTGAAATCTAAGTTCAAATTCAATGACAAACTGGATTTGTTCAATTTTCGTGGCCGCTGCTCTTCTGTACTTCAAATGGTGAATATGCGATACTTCAATTAACAggtgttcgcaccccacccagATTCAAAGCAGCCCTAGATCATGGAAAAGGGGAGAGGCTTCAGCCTCTTCAGAGCTCGGCACATCTGGTATGGCCAGCGACTAGTAGTTGGCCAGTTGCTAGTTCAAATTTTATAATCATAAGCCCCTCACGCAAGCTGATGCATGCCAAGAGTCTGGTCGGTTGAGCGACAAAGTCTCTTAGACTAGGGTGATTCTCCCGGGCGAATAAGCGAAGGGAGCCTCATGAACAGCTTACATTCTTAGTTTCTTTTCATGGTGGAAGATGAATTACCATGGAAGCCACTGACCTGAAATGGAGAATATAAGCACGTAGTTTGCTGGCAGGTATCTTATTTTGACAACGACAAATATCAAATTTGTGAAACTTTTTACAATGTTCGAATGAATAGACAAAGTAGCTTCAAGAGGTGAAGTTGCAGATAGCGTCTCCAAATAATCTTTCAGTATCCAAATAATAGCTTTTTCAGAAACACAATATCTATGTATTCACCAATCAGGACATCACATTCTTCTATGAAACCCTGaagttgcatatatataatttgctCAGCCGTAGGTAATGGTACACACagatatatacacacatatacacgtGCTCTGTAAATCTACTGGTGCTAAACTATTAGGAAAATAAAGCATGTGACCAGCACAGTGCGGATCACTCCATTGCTCATTTTATTCGCCGAAGAATTGGTGGATATCTCAGAGAGGTGATTGTTGGTAACCCTGCAGTAGACAATACAGAGTTTTAACATATTCACAAGTCTATAAATTAATTGAAGAGAAAAGTACTGTTGCTCAACAGTGACAATGATGATTCAAACCTCAACTGCAGAGTTCCATTCTGTGCTCTTTCCTGCAATGCCTTCGGCACAGTGCCGGTCAATTCATTGTTGGACAAGTCTCTGGATTTAGTTCACAAAGAAATATGTGGTCAGGCAAAACTTAACTGTCCATGAAAGTTATGCTAAAACTGTGTTAGAAATCAACCTTGTTTTATGAATATTAATCTCATGAGCAGAATACTCACATTACAGTCAATGACATCATTGTCGCGAAAAAGTCGGGTATTGAACCTTGAAGGTGATTTCCTGATAAATTGCTGCaccaagcagaagaacaagaatgaaaaaaatggatgtgAAGTTTGAATCCTGAAGCTAAGTAGAAGATGATATGTACTCACAGTGTGCGGAGTGCTGTCAATTGAGAAAAGAGATGAGTGATATTCCCCGTTAATTCGCTGTTGGAAAGATCTCTGCAAGGTGAATGTATCAATGATTTTTCAGATGTTCAAGAATATGATATAGTAGTTAATgcatcaattaaaaaaaagaaggctAAGATTAAAACCCACATAGAAGTAATTATTGGCGTTGAAATATTATCATAGTTGCAGCCCAAGCCATGCCATGGAATATTCTTTGGAAGGCATGGATCACCACGCCAGTTCCTTTTCACCTTATAGTAAGCTTTGATTGATGTAATTGCATCAACTGCagagaaaacaggaaaaagtaAGGAATTGGGTCTGACAATTTTAAGCAGGCCGTCCTTGCCAAAGTACTCGAAGCTCTTCTAAGAACGTTTTGATTCAATAACTTGCAACGACTGGCAATGGAACTTTTTGATGTTCAACAAGATCCAGCGTTTTAATTTGGGTGAGTAAAAAGTGTCTCACTAGCTGAGTGAGAACAGAAGCCTTCCTCCGAGCTACGTCGATATTCGTATAGGGCCTCAATGCATGTTAGCTAGTAATTggactcacccgtcggtacAGGGAGGTTGAGACCTATACCACTCAAACCAGTGCCTTGCAGCCACTAGCCTAAACCAATATTCTAAACACTTTTCAGGCTGTTGCCATGGAAAACATTGATTACACTTTAAATGTATTACAAGTTAGAGATGCAGCCACCTAGTTTAAAGGATTCGACCCAAAAGCAGGCATGTCAATATCTgcgatttggatcggatatcagatcaaattgttccaaaaaagtcagacttggaaaaaaatgtaatatccaattaagtcatcagatcaaattcagatttaagaaatgacattggatcggatttgaattcggaataaaaaaagatttagtTTAAACAAATGTTCtatatcaaatgctcttacatttttaaaaagagCTAGATCCATTCCCAAATTCGTATTtggatataaatgtaaaaaataatattcGAATTATGAAATCAGATATTGGATCTAAGTATGACTTTCATTTGCACATATTCGAACCCaaaaatgtgaatatatatcCGAAAAAAGCAAATATGGTTGAGGGGATAACCGATTCAAATCCGATCTCTTGACATCCATACTCAAAACCCTCAAGTAATTTGCACATAAACCAGTAGGAGCCAACCTAACTTCGGCTGGCAATCTATTCGCAAGTATGATGCACAACATGTAAAAGAAGTTCACTGAAAATCCACtcaaaaatgagattcaaagaGAAGAAGGTGGAGTGAACGTACCATCTGGGCCATAAGTCGCATATCCGGTAGCACTATAAGTCTTGTAAATCTCGAACGCATTGAGGATCGGACCCAGTGTGGACCTCCTTGTGACCCAGATGCTAAACGTATAGTTTCCTTCACTCAAAGGATCTGGTGTGTATATAGTGGTCACGCGAAGGTAGCTAAGATCAAAGGAATCAATGAAGACTTGTCCATTCATGGTGATGGTGATATTCCTGGTTTGAGGAACGGGGAAGCGCTGGACCTCTGAGAAGTAGATGAAGACATGGAAGCGATCGCTGGGTGCTGCTGCTGCCCAACTGATCACTATGGGCCTAATTGAAACAACTGCGGTTTGTGCTACGGCTTGGGGCAACATGAAGCTCTTGGTGAAGCTGATGGACTCGGTCGTGTTTCGAGGCGCCCCGTAGGCGTTGTAGTCGGGAGTCCAGATGCGGTCATATGGATCGTCTTTGAACCTGCATGCGCTTACGTTGCCAATAAGTATACGTGCACATAACATAGGACATCAAATGCCAAAAGATATTAGGCCGCTTGCATGGTTTCTAATGACATTATagtgatttttaaattttgactagggccaaaatatcaattttcaaaattttgtattttttttttcattttgtgttattttcacatttttcacattttctttttaaaattttggccaccttcttcttccttaccgaaagattaattgttttaaatattgccaaacttttttgacaaaaaaaaaaaaactttatcgCATTAAACCTGAAGGAGACCCTTACTATTTGAAACCTTAAAACTGTATTTACACTTATGCTTCAAAGTACAAATGAGATTGAACTTTTGCCCCCTTTTTTGGGTCCTTGGCCTTAGGGgagctcaattttttttttttggtagggGCACTCATTC from Nymphaea colorata isolate Beijing-Zhang1983 chromosome 6, ASM883128v2, whole genome shotgun sequence includes these protein-coding regions:
- the LOC116255953 gene encoding probable LRR receptor-like serine/threonine-protein kinase At1g05700 — its product is MLCTYFAGFISLDCGLPSNSSYKNEVGYTYTSDDAYIDSGVSKQVAPVYRSKVPAMYQRLRIFPEYERNCYDITPVTAGKRYLVRASFMYGDYDGSFQPPRFDLYLGPDFWYSLSFDNATHAVWTEIIGKATSSSMSVCLVRTSNGGTPFISGLELRPLDDDIYAVAKSSDALITYKRIDTGSTRQQRFKDDPYDRIWTPDYNAYGAPRNTTESISFTKSFMLPQAVAQTAVVSIRPIVISWAAAAPSDRFHVFIYFSEVQRFPVPQTRNITITMNGQVFIDSFDLSYLRVTTIYTPDPLSEGNYTFSIWVTRRSTLGPILNAFEIYKTYSATGYATYGPDVDAITSIKAYYKVKRNWRGDPCLPKNIPWHGLGCNYDNISTPIITSIDLSNSELTGNITHLFSQLTALRTLNLSGNHLQGSIPDFFATMMSLTVIDLSNNELTGTVPKALQERAQNGTLQLRVTNNHLSEISTNSSANKMSNGVIRTVLVTCFIFLIV